In Micromonospora sp. WMMD980, the following are encoded in one genomic region:
- a CDS encoding HAMP domain-containing sensor histidine kinase has product MSRPRLGLRARLLALGVLGLVLGFGLGGALLVGALGWTLQRSVDAEALRTADAVALLAAEDALPDPLPVAGGQLRVQVVDAQGRIRAASIDADRLVPMLGPGELRPGQAQRLVVDGRRVGMSGPVRVVAVPAGTAEEPRTVLVAKSLSDVRHSLHVVRNLLLVGFPLLVAGLAVVAWRVVGATLRPVEELRSGAAEITGRAGAERLPVPAGQDEIHRLAVTLNDMLDRLAASRDRQRAFVADAAHELRSPLTNMRTELEVARRLGDDTEWPAVADDLLADTERLSRLVDDLLLLARLDEQAPAERRHGTDDGRRPAVDEGHRARPTPVGPVELGELLREVAGRYPSPPVRLVAPAGAWWVEGDPGELRRVLVNLVENALRHADARVELAVTGPDGASHLVTVTDDGPGIPAADRERVFARFTRLDDARARDAGGAGLGLAIVRELVRRAGGTVELADATPGAVAPGLRATVRLPALAEPDRE; this is encoded by the coding sequence GTGAGCCGCCCGCGCCTCGGCCTGCGGGCCCGGCTGTTGGCGCTGGGCGTGCTCGGCCTGGTGCTCGGCTTCGGTCTCGGTGGCGCGCTGCTGGTCGGCGCGCTCGGCTGGACGTTGCAGCGCTCGGTCGACGCGGAGGCGTTGCGCACCGCGGACGCGGTCGCGCTGCTCGCCGCCGAGGACGCGTTGCCGGACCCGCTGCCGGTGGCCGGCGGGCAGCTCCGGGTGCAGGTGGTGGACGCGCAGGGGCGGATCCGCGCCGCCTCCATCGACGCGGACCGTCTGGTGCCGATGCTCGGCCCGGGTGAGCTGCGACCCGGCCAGGCGCAGCGGCTGGTGGTGGACGGGCGGCGGGTCGGCATGTCCGGGCCGGTACGGGTGGTGGCCGTGCCGGCCGGCACCGCCGAGGAGCCGCGCACGGTGCTGGTGGCCAAGTCGCTGTCGGACGTGCGGCACAGCCTGCACGTGGTGCGTAACCTGCTGCTGGTCGGCTTTCCGCTGTTGGTGGCCGGGCTGGCGGTGGTGGCCTGGCGGGTGGTGGGCGCGACGCTGCGCCCGGTGGAGGAGCTGCGCAGCGGCGCGGCCGAGATCACCGGTCGGGCCGGGGCGGAACGGCTGCCGGTGCCGGCCGGGCAGGACGAGATCCACCGGCTCGCGGTGACGCTCAACGACATGCTGGACCGGTTGGCGGCGTCCCGGGACCGGCAGCGGGCGTTCGTCGCCGACGCCGCGCACGAGCTGCGCAGCCCGCTGACCAACATGCGTACCGAGCTGGAGGTGGCCCGCCGGCTCGGCGACGACACCGAATGGCCGGCGGTCGCCGACGACCTGCTCGCCGACACCGAGCGGCTGAGCCGCCTGGTCGACGACCTGCTGTTGCTGGCCCGCCTGGACGAGCAGGCGCCGGCGGAACGCAGGCACGGCACCGACGACGGGCGCCGGCCCGCCGTCGACGAGGGGCACCGGGCGCGCCCGACGCCGGTGGGCCCGGTGGAGCTGGGTGAGCTGCTGCGCGAGGTGGCCGGGCGGTATCCGTCGCCGCCGGTGCGGCTGGTGGCGCCGGCCGGCGCGTGGTGGGTCGAGGGGGATCCGGGGGAGCTGCGCCGGGTGCTGGTCAACCTGGTGGAGAACGCGCTGCGGCACGCCGACGCGAGGGTGGAGCTGGCCGTGACCGGGCCGGACGGGGCGTCCCACCTGGTGACGGTGACCGACGACGGGCCGGGCATCCCGGCGGCGGACCGGGAGCGGGTGTTCGCCCGGTTCACCCGGCTGGACGACGCGCGGGCCCGCGACGCCGGCGGCGCCGGCCTCGGCCTGGCCATCGTGCGGGAGCTGGTGCGCCGGGCCGGCGGCACGGTGGAGCTGGCCGACGCGACGCCTGGCGCCGTCGCGCCCGGCCTGCGGGCGACGGTACGGTTGCCCGCGCTCGCCGAGCCGGACCGGGAGTGA
- a CDS encoding response regulator transcription factor: MRLLVVEDETRLAGALRRGLSAEGFVVDVAATGPAGLDAARHGDYDAMILDVMLPGLSGYEVVRRLRAEQRWLPVLMLSAKDGEYDQADGLDCGADDYLTKPFSYVVLLARLRALLRRGAPRRPAVLTVGDLRLDPARRRVTRADAEVVLTSREYALLDYLMRRPGEVVSKTELLDHVWDASVDTAPNAVEVYVGYLRRKIGRERLETVRGAGYRLAT, encoded by the coding sequence GTGCGGTTGCTGGTGGTGGAGGACGAGACGCGGCTGGCCGGGGCGCTGCGCCGGGGTCTGTCGGCGGAGGGGTTCGTGGTGGACGTGGCGGCCACCGGCCCGGCCGGGTTGGACGCCGCGCGGCACGGTGACTACGACGCGATGATCCTCGACGTGATGCTGCCCGGCCTCTCCGGCTACGAGGTGGTGCGCCGGTTGCGCGCCGAGCAACGGTGGCTGCCGGTGCTGATGCTCTCGGCCAAGGACGGCGAGTACGACCAGGCCGACGGCCTGGACTGCGGCGCCGACGACTACCTGACGAAGCCCTTCTCGTACGTGGTGCTGCTGGCCCGGCTGCGCGCGTTGCTGCGCCGGGGCGCGCCCCGCCGCCCGGCCGTGCTCACGGTCGGCGACCTGCGCCTGGACCCGGCCCGCCGGCGGGTCACCCGGGCCGACGCCGAGGTGGTGTTGACCAGCCGCGAGTACGCGCTGCTCGACTACCTGATGCGCCGCCCCGGCGAGGTGGTGTCGAAGACCGAGCTGCTGGACCACGTCTGGGACGCGTCGGTGGACACCGCCCCGAACGCGGTCGAGGTCTACGTCGGCTACCTGCGCCGCAAGATCGGCCGGGAACGGTTGGAGACGGTCCGGGGCGCCGGCTACCGGCTGGCCACGTGA
- a CDS encoding sigma-E factor regulatory protein RseB domain-containing protein, whose translation MSVMKNRAVLRWLVPVTAGVAVIGGGAAVGTFAAGADPALPPRSAAQLLDDLRTSRLDGLSGTVVQRADLGLPPIAALAGKATGNELAGLVTGTHTLRVWYGGEDRQRIALVDTLGEQDVLRNGRDVWTWRSRENTAVHRRLPADGKDLPSAPATPADAAQQALAAIDPTTAVTVGRSATVAGRDAYELVLTPRDQASLVHQVRIALDAKEHVPLRFEVLADGQDEPAFEVAFTQVDFRTPDADQFRFNPPPGAKITEETTEAARPGPAGKALGKDGRVPGPAGGQRPDVRTVGTGWTTVVVAKLGDMAGVGGAKADGAKVGAGAPDADMLAKVLGDLPKVSGDWGSGRLLSGKLFSVLLTDDGRVVAGLVTPERLYQAAKG comes from the coding sequence ATGTCCGTGATGAAGAACCGCGCCGTGCTGCGCTGGCTGGTCCCGGTGACCGCGGGGGTCGCCGTGATCGGAGGCGGCGCCGCCGTCGGCACGTTCGCCGCCGGCGCCGACCCGGCCCTGCCACCGCGCAGCGCCGCCCAACTGTTGGACGACCTGCGGACGTCCCGCCTGGACGGGCTCTCCGGCACCGTGGTGCAGCGCGCCGACCTGGGCCTGCCGCCGATCGCCGCGCTGGCCGGCAAGGCCACCGGCAACGAGCTGGCCGGCCTGGTCACCGGCACGCACACGCTGCGGGTCTGGTACGGCGGCGAGGACCGGCAGCGGATCGCCCTGGTCGACACGCTCGGCGAGCAGGACGTGCTGCGCAACGGGCGCGACGTCTGGACCTGGCGCAGCCGGGAGAACACCGCCGTCCACCGGAGGCTGCCGGCCGACGGCAAGGACCTGCCGTCCGCGCCGGCCACCCCGGCCGACGCCGCGCAGCAGGCGCTGGCCGCGATCGACCCGACCACCGCGGTGACCGTCGGCCGGTCGGCCACCGTGGCCGGGCGGGACGCCTACGAGCTGGTGCTCACGCCGCGCGACCAGGCGTCGCTGGTGCACCAGGTGCGGATCGCGCTGGACGCGAAGGAGCACGTGCCGCTGCGCTTCGAGGTGCTCGCCGACGGGCAGGACGAGCCGGCGTTCGAGGTGGCGTTCACCCAGGTCGACTTCCGCACCCCGGACGCCGACCAGTTCCGGTTCAACCCGCCGCCCGGCGCGAAGATCACCGAGGAGACGACCGAGGCGGCGCGTCCCGGCCCGGCCGGCAAGGCGCTCGGCAAGGACGGCAGGGTGCCCGGCCCGGCCGGCGGGCAGCGCCCGGACGTGCGTACCGTCGGCACCGGCTGGACCACCGTGGTGGTCGCCAAGCTCGGCGACATGGCCGGGGTCGGCGGCGCGAAGGCGGACGGCGCGAAGGTCGGCGCGGGCGCGCCGGACGCCGACATGCTGGCGAAGGTGCTCGGCGACCTGCCGAAGGTCAGCGGCGACTGGGGCAGCGGCCGGCTGCTCAGCGGCAAGTTGTTCAGCGTGCTGCTGACCGACGACGGCCGGGTGGTGGCCGGTCTGGTCACGCCGGAGCGGCTCTACCAGGCCGCGAAGGGCTGA
- a CDS encoding AAA family ATPase: MLYDRLDGMREQAARRLDEELRLTGGTQQARSQRDATVAMYADQVEQYSAVESGLCFGRLDGDDDATRYIGRIGIFDTTGDYDPLLMDWRAPAARPFYLATAANPQGVRRRRHLRTHDRKVTGLDDEVLDITAASPTAHEEVTGEASLLAALNAGRTGRMRDIVETIQVEQDRIIRADLPGVMVVQGGPGTGKTAVALHRAAYLLYTHRQQLSTRGVLLVGPNATFLRYISQVLPALAETGVLLRTQADLFPGVHARRAEPATTAALKGRAVLTEVLAAAVRDRQWVPAEPIEIELPQREVLTLDPGTVRAARDRVRRTGRPHNLARALFDVEVVHALADQVAERIGADPLGGENLLSEADRAEIRRELREEPEIVAALDELWPVLTPQRLLADLFAAPERIETAAPMLTDDERAALHREPGGWTPADVPLLDEAAELLGEDERAAAARRERIRAMEREYAEGVLEIWRGSRSIDVEDEADGGEILGVTDLIDAARLSERQEESDRLTTAQRAAADRTWAFGHVIVDEAQELSPMAWRLLMRRCPSRSMTIVGDVAQTGALAGTPSWGEALAPYVAGRWRLEELTVSYRTPAEIMAVAADVLAEIDPALRPPRSVRATGVPPWDRTVPADRLVAELVEAATREAAGLGDGRLGVIVPTGRVAELGAAVVAALPEAAVGEQPELANRVVVLTTEQAKGLEFDSVLVVEPDRIVAESPRGHSDLYVALTRATQRLGILRR, translated from the coding sequence ATGCTCTACGACCGGCTGGACGGCATGCGGGAGCAGGCCGCCCGCCGGCTCGACGAGGAGTTGCGCCTCACCGGCGGCACCCAGCAGGCGCGCTCGCAGCGCGACGCCACCGTCGCCATGTACGCGGACCAGGTCGAGCAGTACTCCGCGGTCGAGTCCGGCCTCTGCTTCGGCCGCCTCGACGGCGACGACGACGCCACCCGCTACATCGGCCGGATCGGCATCTTCGATACCACCGGCGACTACGACCCGCTGCTGATGGACTGGCGCGCACCCGCCGCCCGCCCCTTCTATCTCGCCACCGCCGCCAACCCGCAGGGGGTCCGCCGGCGCCGGCACCTGCGCACCCACGACCGCAAGGTGACCGGGCTCGACGACGAGGTGCTCGACATCACCGCCGCCTCGCCCACCGCGCACGAGGAGGTCACCGGCGAGGCGTCGCTGCTCGCCGCGCTCAACGCCGGCCGCACCGGCCGGATGCGCGACATCGTCGAGACGATCCAGGTCGAGCAGGACCGGATCATCCGCGCCGACCTGCCCGGCGTGATGGTGGTGCAGGGCGGGCCGGGCACCGGCAAGACCGCGGTGGCGCTGCACCGGGCCGCGTACCTGCTCTACACCCACCGCCAGCAGCTCTCCACCCGGGGCGTGCTGCTGGTCGGCCCGAACGCCACGTTCCTGCGCTACATCTCCCAGGTGCTGCCGGCGCTGGCGGAGACCGGCGTGCTGCTGCGCACCCAGGCCGACCTGTTCCCCGGCGTGCACGCCCGCCGCGCCGAGCCGGCCACCACCGCGGCGCTCAAGGGACGCGCGGTGCTGACCGAGGTGCTCGCCGCGGCGGTACGCGACAGGCAGTGGGTGCCGGCCGAGCCGATCGAGATCGAGTTGCCGCAGCGGGAGGTGCTCACGCTCGACCCGGGGACGGTGCGCGCGGCCCGCGACCGGGTCCGCCGCACCGGCCGACCGCACAACCTGGCCCGGGCGCTGTTCGACGTCGAGGTGGTGCACGCGCTCGCCGACCAGGTGGCCGAGCGGATCGGCGCCGACCCGCTCGGCGGCGAGAACCTGCTCTCCGAGGCCGACCGGGCGGAGATCCGCCGCGAGCTGCGCGAGGAGCCGGAGATCGTGGCCGCGCTGGACGAGCTGTGGCCGGTGCTCACCCCGCAGCGCCTGCTCGCCGACCTGTTCGCCGCGCCGGAGCGGATCGAAACCGCCGCGCCGATGCTCACCGACGACGAGCGGGCCGCCCTGCACCGGGAGCCCGGCGGCTGGACGCCCGCCGACGTGCCGCTGCTGGACGAGGCCGCCGAGCTGCTGGGCGAGGACGAACGTGCCGCCGCCGCCCGCCGCGAGCGGATCCGCGCGATGGAACGCGAGTACGCCGAGGGCGTGCTGGAGATCTGGCGCGGCTCCCGCTCGATCGACGTGGAGGACGAGGCGGACGGCGGCGAGATCCTCGGCGTCACCGACCTGATCGACGCCGCCCGGCTCTCCGAGCGGCAGGAGGAGTCGGACCGGCTCACCACCGCCCAACGCGCCGCCGCGGACCGCACCTGGGCGTTCGGGCACGTGATCGTCGACGAGGCACAGGAGCTGTCGCCGATGGCGTGGCGGCTGCTGATGCGCCGCTGCCCGAGCCGGTCGATGACGATCGTGGGGGACGTGGCGCAGACCGGCGCGCTGGCCGGCACGCCGTCCTGGGGCGAGGCGCTCGCGCCGTACGTGGCGGGCCGGTGGCGGTTGGAGGAGCTGACCGTCAGCTACCGCACCCCGGCCGAGATCATGGCGGTCGCCGCCGACGTGCTCGCCGAGATCGACCCGGCGCTGCGCCCGCCCCGCTCGGTACGCGCCACCGGCGTACCGCCGTGGGACCGCACCGTGCCGGCGGACCGGCTGGTCGCCGAGCTGGTCGAGGCGGCGACCCGGGAGGCGGCCGGGCTGGGCGACGGCCGGCTCGGGGTGATCGTCCCGACCGGGCGGGTGGCGGAGCTGGGCGCGGCGGTCGTCGCCGCGCTGCCGGAGGCCGCGGTGGGCGAGCAGCCGGAGCTGGCGAACCGGGTGGTGGTGCTCACCACCGAGCAGGCCAAGGGGCTGGAGTTCGACTCGGTGCTGGTGGTGGAGCCGGACCGGATCGTCGCCGAGTCGCCACGCGGGCACAGCGACCTCTACGTGGCGCTCACCCGCGCCACCCAGCGCCTCGGCATCCTCCGGAGGTAA
- a CDS encoding sporulation protein, with the protein MVFKKMLSAFGVGGPSVDTVLANPNTRPGLALDGHVNLVGGDAPARIEQISVGLVTRVEIEGGDTEYAGVMEFHRMPVSGAFELAPKQQLAIPIQLPVPWETPVTDVYGQRLHGMTMGLRTEVAVARAVDKSDLDQVSVHPLPIHERILDAFQALGFRFKHADLERGHIYGVPQTLPFYQEIEFFAAPQYAQTVSEVELTFVTSQQGVEVILECDKRGGFLSAGHDVFGRFSVPHSDAARTDWTPVVDGWLQETTSRYGGLRAQGFGAPGHYGAPAHHGRRGPGMGGVVAGAALGVAGGLVAGELMDDAFGGDDDGGDFGEE; encoded by the coding sequence ATGGTCTTCAAGAAGATGTTGAGCGCGTTCGGCGTGGGCGGCCCCAGCGTCGACACGGTGCTCGCCAACCCGAACACCCGTCCCGGGCTGGCCCTGGACGGGCACGTCAACCTGGTCGGCGGCGACGCGCCGGCGCGCATCGAGCAGATCAGCGTCGGCCTGGTCACCCGGGTCGAGATCGAGGGCGGCGACACCGAGTACGCCGGCGTCATGGAGTTCCACCGGATGCCGGTCAGCGGCGCGTTCGAGCTGGCCCCGAAGCAGCAGCTCGCCATCCCGATCCAGCTTCCGGTGCCGTGGGAGACCCCGGTCACCGACGTCTACGGCCAGCGGCTGCACGGCATGACGATGGGGCTGCGCACCGAGGTCGCGGTGGCCCGCGCGGTCGACAAGTCCGACCTGGACCAGGTGTCGGTGCACCCGCTGCCGATCCACGAGCGGATCCTCGACGCGTTCCAGGCGCTGGGCTTCCGGTTCAAGCACGCCGACCTGGAGCGCGGCCACATCTACGGCGTGCCGCAGACGCTGCCGTTCTACCAGGAGATCGAGTTCTTCGCGGCCCCGCAGTACGCGCAGACCGTCAGCGAGGTCGAGCTGACGTTCGTGACGAGCCAGCAGGGCGTCGAGGTGATCCTGGAGTGCGACAAGCGCGGCGGCTTCCTCAGCGCCGGGCACGACGTCTTCGGCCGATTCTCCGTCCCGCACAGCGACGCCGCCCGCACCGACTGGACGCCGGTGGTGGACGGCTGGCTACAGGAGACCACGTCCCGCTACGGCGGTCTGCGGGCGCAGGGCTTCGGCGCGCCGGGCCACTACGGCGCGCCGGCGCACCACGGGCGTCGCGGCCCGGGCATGGGCGGCGTGGTCGCGGGCGCCGCGCTGGGCGTGGCCGGTGGCCTGGTCGCCGGCGAGCTGATGGACGACGCCTTCGGCGGCGACGACGACGGCGGGGACTTCGGCGAGGAGTGA
- a CDS encoding condensation domain-containing protein, which produces MITRRSAEVTFHAGVDRSAHLTWGQQGTWDVFRQWLPEMKPFFVLTRWLPVPLLLELDDVLAQLAHLLERHESLRTVFPAGPAGEGSQRVLGRGSVRVEVLDRPDGDPVSFADLVTDAVRQAGTTPFDHETELPIRFTVATHEGVPVLLVFAVSHLAADHLSADLLVDELTDLLRARADGAAAPPARPATQPVDLAAFERSLDGQRLNVDALAHLRRQLARLPAASLPPRLAPASPRYWRGELASAAAAAALRLAARRLRASTSVTLLAITNALVRTVCAGPVYPLDIMQSNRAAPSLRHTVTSLNQAVRLAMDVSGDTFDDLLGHARTAMAAAMRHARHDGRAAARVAAEAPLAAGGQFNDRWSLQPRPAGASPAAADLPGLIAGTTFDWPQTAEAEGMPLYVDASGPADRVHLSLMADTALLAPADICGFLYAVEQVAVELAAGDIDLRRVTEIYDGHRLCEVPGRPAER; this is translated from the coding sequence TTGATCACACGTCGCAGCGCCGAGGTCACCTTCCACGCCGGTGTCGACCGGTCCGCCCACCTGACCTGGGGACAGCAGGGCACCTGGGACGTCTTCCGGCAGTGGCTGCCGGAGATGAAGCCGTTCTTCGTGCTGACCCGGTGGCTGCCCGTACCCCTGCTGCTGGAACTGGACGACGTGCTGGCGCAACTCGCCCACCTGCTGGAGCGGCACGAGTCGCTGCGGACGGTGTTCCCGGCCGGCCCGGCCGGCGAGGGCAGCCAGCGCGTGCTCGGCCGGGGATCGGTCCGGGTCGAGGTCCTCGACCGGCCGGACGGCGACCCGGTGAGCTTCGCCGACCTGGTCACCGACGCCGTCCGGCAGGCCGGCACAACGCCGTTCGACCACGAGACCGAGCTGCCGATCCGGTTCACCGTCGCCACCCACGAGGGCGTACCGGTCCTGCTGGTGTTCGCCGTTTCCCACCTGGCCGCCGACCACCTCAGCGCCGACCTGCTCGTCGATGAGCTGACCGACCTGCTGCGGGCGCGGGCCGACGGGGCTGCCGCGCCGCCGGCCCGGCCGGCGACGCAACCTGTCGACCTGGCCGCGTTCGAGCGTTCCCTCGACGGACAGCGGCTCAACGTCGACGCGCTCGCCCATCTGCGCCGACAACTCGCCCGGCTACCGGCCGCGTCCCTGCCGCCCCGGCTCGCCCCGGCCAGCCCCCGGTACTGGCGTGGGGAACTGGCCTCCGCCGCCGCCGCGGCGGCGCTGCGGCTGGCCGCCCGCCGGCTGCGCGCCAGCACCTCGGTCACGCTGCTGGCCATCACCAACGCGCTGGTCCGCACGGTCTGCGCCGGGCCGGTCTATCCGCTCGACATCATGCAGAGCAACCGCGCCGCACCGTCGCTGCGCCACACGGTGACCAGCCTGAACCAGGCCGTCCGCCTCGCCATGGACGTCTCCGGCGACACCTTCGACGACCTGCTCGGCCACGCCCGTACCGCGATGGCGGCCGCGATGCGGCACGCCCGCCACGACGGCCGCGCCGCCGCGCGCGTCGCGGCCGAGGCCCCGCTCGCGGCCGGTGGCCAGTTCAACGACCGCTGGTCGCTGCAACCCCGCCCCGCGGGTGCCTCGCCCGCCGCAGCCGACCTGCCCGGGCTGATCGCGGGGACCACCTTCGACTGGCCGCAGACGGCCGAGGCGGAGGGCATGCCGCTGTACGTGGACGCGAGCGGCCCCGCGGACCGTGTCCACCTGTCGCTGATGGCGGACACCGCGCTGCTCGCCCCCGCCGACATCTGCGGATTCCTGTACGCCGTCGAGCAGGTCGCCGTCGAGCTGGCCGCCGGCGACATCGACCTCCGTCGGGTGACGGAGATCTACGACGGTCACCGGCTCTGCGAGGTGCCGGGCCGGCCGGCGGAGCGATGA
- a CDS encoding MATE family efflux transporter yields the protein MSDMTAGPALRRIVGFALPLTAANLLQQGYLLVDSIVVGRYVGVEGLAVVGACGPLFYLLNAMFIGLGTAFTIRLAHLTGGQQVDRRRDVVAALALLTVVWSAGCVVLATLLVDPALAVMGIDGQLAADSARFFSTLAIGFPGIFGTAAVSAYFRGLGDSRSAMWVQGIGSITNVVLVWVFVAVLGGGVAGAALATGVASTAALVVGLVWAARAHPVRRRGPRPAVRRELVDAARLGLPLASQHIVLAVGIMVLVAIIQSYGEVVLAAFTIVSRIELFTGMLFLDFSGAVTAFAAQNLGAGDLARARDGLLRTIRLTAVLSVVVAGAVLVARAPLAAVFTDDPATRDLTGRYLTIIYPFLILYTVMVVVHGYLNGSGRTTAPLICTLIAFVGVQIPFAWLLNGPFGIDAVMWAVVASWTAGLTYSVLCLRRVLFTRPAPEPVPATVP from the coding sequence ATGTCGGACATGACCGCCGGGCCGGCGCTGCGGCGCATCGTCGGCTTCGCCCTGCCGCTGACCGCAGCCAACCTGCTGCAACAGGGCTACCTGCTGGTCGACAGCATCGTCGTCGGTCGCTACGTGGGCGTCGAGGGGCTGGCCGTGGTGGGCGCCTGCGGGCCCCTGTTCTATCTGCTCAACGCCATGTTCATCGGGCTGGGCACGGCGTTCACCATCCGGCTGGCCCACCTGACCGGCGGGCAGCAGGTCGACCGCCGGCGCGACGTGGTGGCCGCCCTGGCGCTGCTCACCGTCGTCTGGTCGGCCGGCTGCGTGGTCCTGGCCACGCTGCTGGTCGACCCGGCGCTGGCGGTGATGGGCATCGACGGGCAACTCGCCGCCGACTCGGCCCGTTTCTTCTCCACCCTGGCGATCGGCTTCCCGGGGATCTTCGGCACCGCCGCGGTCAGCGCCTACTTCCGGGGGCTGGGCGACTCCCGGTCCGCCATGTGGGTGCAGGGCATCGGCAGCATCACCAACGTCGTGCTGGTGTGGGTCTTCGTCGCCGTGCTGGGCGGGGGAGTGGCCGGCGCGGCGCTCGCCACCGGTGTGGCCAGCACCGCCGCCCTGGTGGTCGGTCTGGTCTGGGCCGCCCGCGCCCATCCCGTCCGCCGACGCGGCCCGCGCCCGGCGGTGCGCCGCGAACTCGTCGACGCCGCCCGGCTGGGCCTGCCCCTGGCCAGCCAGCACATCGTGCTCGCCGTGGGGATCATGGTGCTGGTCGCGATCATCCAGTCGTACGGCGAGGTGGTGCTCGCCGCCTTCACCATCGTCTCCCGGATCGAACTGTTCACCGGCATGCTGTTCCTCGACTTCTCCGGCGCGGTGACCGCGTTCGCCGCGCAGAACCTCGGCGCGGGCGACCTGGCGCGGGCCCGCGACGGGCTGCTGCGCACCATCCGGCTCACCGCCGTGCTGTCGGTGGTCGTCGCCGGCGCGGTGCTGGTGGCCCGGGCCCCGCTCGCCGCCGTCTTCACCGACGATCCGGCGACCCGCGACCTGACCGGACGCTACCTGACGATCATCTATCCGTTCCTGATCCTCTACACCGTCATGGTGGTCGTCCACGGCTATCTCAACGGCTCGGGCCGGACCACCGCGCCGCTGATCTGCACGCTGATCGCCTTCGTCGGGGTGCAGATCCCGTTCGCCTGGCTGCTGAACGGCCCGTTCGGCATCGACGCCGTGATGTGGGCGGTGGTGGCGAGCTGGACCGCCGGACTCACCTACAGCGTGCTGTGCCTGCGCCGGGTCCTGTTCACCCGTCCGGCGCCCGAGCCGGTGCCCGCCACCGTGCCCTGA